Below is a window of Synechococcus sp. RSCCF101 DNA.
GATGCGGTTCAGCACCGACTGGGTGGTGGCCAGATTGCCGGCGGCCAGCAGCACGAACAGCCGATCGTCCGCTGGCTGGAACACGTGCATCTTGCTGTAGGTGGAGATGTAATCCACCCCGGCATTGGTGCGGGAATCGGAGGCGAAGACCAGGCCACCATCCAGCAGGAAGCCGACGCAGTAGGTCATCGGTGCGGCCCGGTCTCCCTTCCTCCTAACTCAGCAGCCGCGTCAGCGTCCCGGCAACGGCTCTCACGGCGGCGCGTGCGGTGGCGTAGGCCATCCGCATCGGGCCGACCAGGGCCACCTGGCCCACCGCAGCGTCCGTCCCATCGGGTTCGGCTCTCAGGCAGGAGTAGGGGGCCTGAACCACCGAACAGTGCTGCAGATCGGCCAGGGGGTGCTCCTCCCCGATCCAGATGCCTCCGAGCGGTGCCAGTGGCGGCGGTACCAGCTGATGGGGGGACTCCTCCAGCAGGGCCACCAGGCGGCGGAGATCCAGGGGGTCCTGGAACTCGGGCTGGCAGAGCAGTCCGCTGAGTCCCTGGCTGATCGCGCCGGGCCCGTCGCTGCCCGCGGCCTGCCGGTCACTGTCCAGCGCCTGGCGGAGCACCGCGCCGCTGGTGCGCAGATGGCGGGGCAGGGCGTCCCAGTCGATCGGCTGGCGGCCATTGGAATCGAGCTGGTCGCTGAGCCAGCGTTCCAGGGCGGGCACCTCGTCGCTGGCGCTGCGGGGCAGGCGCACGTTGAGAGGGCGGGCGCTCGTGGCCTCCTCCACCAGCAGAACCGTGAGGCGCTCGCCGCTCGCCACCAGGCGCACCGCCTGCAGCCTGCAGGAGGTCGGCCTCGGTCTGGTGATCACGCTCAGCAGCCCGGTGAAATCCGCCAGCCGCCGGGCCAGCTGCAGCAGCAGGTCGTCCAGGGAGGCCCAGCGCAGCGTGAGCCCGGCCAGTTCACCCTCCAGCCGTCGGGCACCGCCTCCGGGGGCGGGCATCAGGCAGTCCACGTAATGGCGGTACCCCTGCTGGCTGGGGATGCGGCCGGCGGAGGTGTGGGGCTGCATCAGCAGTCCGCGCTGCTCGAGAGCGCCCATGGCCGAGCGGACCGTGGCGGGGCTGGCCTGGAGCTGAAACCTCCGCACCAGGGTCTTGCTGCCGACGGGCTCGGTGGTGTCGACGTAGTGACGCACCGTGGCCTGAAGCACCTGCCGTTGACGCTCGGGCAGCGGATGCACGGGGCCGGTGGTGACGTGGGACAGCGATGTTACGCAGGCCGGTCAACGGCTGCCGGCCCGCCGCGCCTCAGTAGCGGGGGACGGAGGGATCCACATCCACGCTCCAGGCGTCGATGCCGCCTTCGAGGTTCCAGACCTCGCTGTGGGCCTGCTGCTCCAGCAGCCAGCAGCCGAACTGCCAGCTCCGCATTCCGGCATGGCACAGCACCACCACCGGGGTCGTCGGGTCCAGGGAGTCGGGCAGGGCCGGCAGCCAGTCCTGAGAACGGCTCAGGGGCAGATGGAGCACCGGGTGGTTCAGACGGGCCATCTCCAGTTCCTGGTCTTCCCGCACGTCCACGAGCTGAAGCCGTTCGCCGCTCGCGAGGCGCTCCTGCAGCTCGCGTGCGCTGAGGCGGGCCGGCGTCGGAGTCATGGCGGAAGATGAGGGTTGTACATCTTCGCGGGGATGGCGGCGCGTCGGTTTCTGGCGACCCTGCTGGCCGTGGCGCTGGTCGGGCTGGGCCTGGGCACGGGCGGCTGGCTCCTGGCCCTGCGTCAGTCCCCTCTGCACCAGGCCCGCCAGGCCCTTTCGGTGCCCGAGGCGGCCCGCTTCATCCCCCGCCGCGCCCCGCTGACGCTGCACTGGTTCACCGCCGCGGACTGGCCGGCTCGCTACGCCGCCAGCGTGGCGCCGACGCGGCGGCGGGAGCAGGCGGCCGACGCCCTGCGTCGCCTGCGGGATGGCCTTTTCGCCAGCGCCGGACTGGACTACGGCTCGGAACTCGCCGGCTGGCTGGGCGATGAGGTGAGCCTCTCGGTGCTGGAGCCCCGCGAGGGTGATGCCCCCAGCGGCTGGCTGCTGGCCCTGCGCAGTCGGGATGAGGAGGGGGCCCGTCGCTTCCTGCAGCGCTTCTGGCAGATCCGCAGCCTCGCCGGGGCCGATCTCACGGTGAGCAGCTACCGGGGCATGGGGCTGATCAGCGGTCGGGGCTCCCTGCTGGGCTCTCCCCCCCGGCCCCTGGCCACCGCTCTGATCAACGACCGGCTGGTGCTGATCGCCTCCGGGCGCGGTGTTCTGGAGGAGGCCCTGGATGTCTCCCAGATCGATGAGCTCAACCTCGCCGCCGACCCCGATCTCGGCGCCGCGGTCGAGCGGCTCGGCAGTGGTGTCGGCCTGCTCACGGCCCGTGGTGGGGGCCTGGATCGCTGGCTGGCCGTTCCCTCCACGCTGAGCGACCGCGGCCCGCAGGCGTCCCTGGTGGCGGCCATCCAGCCGCAGGACCGGACGCTGGCCGCCCGGGTCCTGCTGCCCTGGCCGGCACAGCCCTCCCCGGCGCTCAGCCCGTCCCCCTCCGCCGCTCCAGCCACGAAGCCGGCCGCCACGATGGTGACCTCGGCGGAGCTGCTGGAGCGAGCCGGGCGGGGATTTGATGCCCTGGCCCTGATCGACCAGCCAGCGGCCCTCCTCCAGGCCACCGCCGCAGGAGACCCGGACGGCCGCCCCGGGGTGCCCTCCCCATGGGTGCAGGGGCTGGGGCCGATTCTGCGTGGTGTGCTCGATCGCGAGGCCGGCCCGCTGCTGCAGCGCCTGGCCCGGGCCGATGCCGGACCGCTGCTGCTCGCCTGGCGGCAGGACGGCTGGCTGGTGGGCACCGACAGGGACCAGCCGCCCCTGGCTGAACTCTCGGAACGGCTACGTCTGGACGGACTGGCGGAATCGCCGCTCGTCCTCGACGAGGTGCCGCTGCGCATCTGGAGCCGCCTTGCGGCGGCTCCCGGCCGTTCCGGCCGCCTGGGCGAACTCGATGCCAGCCTCGTGGGCGCACGGCTTGAGGGCGAGGGGCGTCAGGCCTGGTGGAGCAACCGGCTCGAACTGCTGCGGGATCACCGCCTCCAGCCCTCCCAGCCCGGGCCTGAGGTCCGTCGTCTCCAGGCGCTGGATGCCGAGCGCGCCCCCGTCGCTCTGACCCTGGCCAACCCCGTCGCCACCAGCCTGCTGAGCCGCTGGCTCCCCTGGACCCTGCTTCAGGGACTGGCGGCCCAGCCGCTGGCCCCGGTGGTGGAGGGCCTCGATCTGGTGCTCGAACCTCTGGAGCCGGACGCCGCTGAGCGGCCGCTGGCTGAACTGCAGGCCCGACTCCGGTTCAGCGGATGACGGACGCTGCCGGCCCGGCCTGCTCGCTGCTGCTGCTGCGCCACGGCATCGCCGAGGAGCGCGGCGGCCTCCGCCCCGACCCGGAGCGCTCCCTCACCGAGGCGGGCCGGCGCCGCACCCGCAAGGTGTGCCGCCGCCTGCGCCGGCTCGGCCTGGTCTGCGACTCTCTGCTCGCCAGTCCACTGCTGCGGGCGCATCAGACCGCCGAGATCGCCGTCCGGGAAGGGCTGGCGCCGGAGTTGCGCCCCTGCGATGCCCTCAGGCCCGGCAGCGATCCCTGGCCCCTGCTTCTGGCGCTGATCACGGCTCTGCGGCCGGGTTCTCCGATGCGGATCGGGCTCGTGGGCCATGAACCCGACCTCAGCGGGCTGGCCGCCCGCTTGCTCGGCGCTCCGCCGGGTGCCATCGACCTGCGCAAGGCGGGTGTGATCCTGCTTGCGCTCACCCCCCTGCCGGGCGGCGCGTCGCCTGCCGGCCCGGCCGGCGTGGAGTCCTGCGCCCGCGCGAGTCTGCAGGCGCTGGTTCCACCACGCATCCTGCTGCCCTGAACACAGACGCCCCGGAGAGGACCACTAGGTTGCCTGGCGAGCGGCAGCAGGCCAGCCATGGCGGATCCCCAGAGCACAGCGACCGGCCCAGCGGCCCCCGGCACGGTTCCCTTTCGCCCCGGACTGGAAGGGGTGCCGGCCACCCAGTCCGCCATCTGCGACATCGATGGCCTGCGGGGATGCCTGAGCTATCGCGGCTACCCCCTGGAGGACCTGGCGGCCCACAGCAGCTTTCTCGAGACCACCTACCTGCTGATCTGGGGCGAGCTGCCCACCCCGGACCAGCTGCGCCATTTCGAGCACGAGGTGCAGATGCACCGGCGGGTCAGTTTCCGAGTGCGCGACATGATGAAGTGCTTTCCCTCGGGAGGGCATCCCATGGATGCCCTCCAGTCGAGCGCCGCCTCGCTCGGGCTCTTCTATTCGCGGCGTGCGATCGACGACCCCCAGTACATCTACGGAGCGGTCGTGCGCCTGCTGGCGAAGATCCCCACGATGGTGGCGGCCTTTCAGCTGATCCGCAAAGGCCAGGACCCCATCCAGCCCAGAGACGATCTG
It encodes the following:
- the sixA gene encoding phosphohistidine phosphatase SixA produces the protein MTDAAGPACSLLLLRHGIAEERGGLRPDPERSLTEAGRRRTRKVCRRLRRLGLVCDSLLASPLLRAHQTAEIAVREGLAPELRPCDALRPGSDPWPLLLALITALRPGSPMRIGLVGHEPDLSGLAARLLGAPPGAIDLRKAGVILLALTPLPGGASPAGPAGVESCARASLQALVPPRILLP
- a CDS encoding DUF3352 domain-containing protein gives rise to the protein MAARRFLATLLAVALVGLGLGTGGWLLALRQSPLHQARQALSVPEAARFIPRRAPLTLHWFTAADWPARYAASVAPTRRREQAADALRRLRDGLFASAGLDYGSELAGWLGDEVSLSVLEPREGDAPSGWLLALRSRDEEGARRFLQRFWQIRSLAGADLTVSSYRGMGLISGRGSLLGSPPRPLATALINDRLVLIASGRGVLEEALDVSQIDELNLAADPDLGAAVERLGSGVGLLTARGGGLDRWLAVPSTLSDRGPQASLVAAIQPQDRTLAARVLLPWPAQPSPALSPSPSAAPATKPAATMVTSAELLERAGRGFDALALIDQPAALLQATAAGDPDGRPGVPSPWVQGLGPILRGVLDREAGPLLQRLARADAGPLLLAWRQDGWLVGTDRDQPPLAELSERLRLDGLAESPLVLDEVPLRIWSRLAAAPGRSGRLGELDASLVGARLEGEGRQAWWSNRLELLRDHRLQPSQPGPEVRRLQALDAERAPVALTLANPVATSLLSRWLPWTLLQGLAAQPLAPVVEGLDLVLEPLEPDAAERPLAELQARLRFSG
- a CDS encoding heat-inducible transcriptional repressor HrcA, encoding MHPLPERQRQVLQATVRHYVDTTEPVGSKTLVRRFQLQASPATVRSAMGALEQRGLLMQPHTSAGRIPSQQGYRHYVDCLMPAPGGGARRLEGELAGLTLRWASLDDLLLQLARRLADFTGLLSVITRPRPTSCRLQAVRLVASGERLTVLLVEEATSARPLNVRLPRSASDEVPALERWLSDQLDSNGRQPIDWDALPRHLRTSGAVLRQALDSDRQAAGSDGPGAISQGLSGLLCQPEFQDPLDLRRLVALLEESPHQLVPPPLAPLGGIWIGEEHPLADLQHCSVVQAPYSCLRAEPDGTDAAVGQVALVGPMRMAYATARAAVRAVAGTLTRLLS
- a CDS encoding rhodanese-like domain-containing protein codes for the protein MTPTPARLSARELQERLASGERLQLVDVREDQELEMARLNHPVLHLPLSRSQDWLPALPDSLDPTTPVVVLCHAGMRSWQFGCWLLEQQAHSEVWNLEGGIDAWSVDVDPSVPRY